A single region of the Nicotiana sylvestris chromosome 6, ASM39365v2, whole genome shotgun sequence genome encodes:
- the LOC138871701 gene encoding uncharacterized protein → MPEHASSHDSATLLPVIEANFLAFKGLQRLILDNEELTSERDQLLAERDQIVARLLELEAQATEVLELEARLHQSEQKVVTLGQEAVLLRVQFEEARSKWVEFHNVVLASSDRQAKSTERLNNLEATLNSKAEEVTTTEEKYAWLEERQKRVIEHNKVFTSTDPDLDVNLRAIISERDTLSTEVGRLKEELQRRAASLIVDKTYYMYSMRRKTLEEAKAGIIDFDAEIPKFSGTKEEPEGGDVEGQDGEVQHIELTVNLPTSHRGADVSLPPGSGDATT, encoded by the exons ATGCCTGAACATGCATCATCTCACGATTCAGCAACACTTTTGCCGGTTATCGAG GCTAACTTCCTTGCTTTCAAAGGGCTTCAAAGGTTGATTCTTGATAATGAGGAACTCACCTCCGAGCGAGATCAATTGTTGGCCGAGCGAGACCAAATTGTTGCTCGTCTCTTAGAATTAGAAGCACAAGCTACTGAAGTTCTTGAGTTGGAGGCTCGGTTGCACCAAAGCGAGCAAAAGGTAGTGACACTTGGTCAAGAAGCTGTCCTGTTAAGGGTTCAATTCGAAGAGGCTAGGTCCAAATGGGTTGAATTCCATAATGTCGTTCTTGCTTCATCCGACCGTCAGGCTAAATCTACTGAAAGATTGAATAATTTGGAGGCAACCTTAAACTCTAAAGCTGAAGAAGTTACTACTACCGAGGAGAAGTATGCCTGGTTGGAAGAGAGGCAGAAGAGGGTAATAGAGCACAATAAAGTTTTCACCTCCACTGACCCTGATCTTGATGTCAACCTCCGTGCCATTATATCCGAGCGGGATACCCTTTCAACCGAGGTTGGCCGTCTTAAAGAAGAACTTCAGCGTCGAGCAGCTTCCCTTATTGTTGATAAAACATATTATATGTATagcatgaggagaaaaaccttggaagaggccaaagcggGCATCATTGACTTCGATGCCGAAATCCCTAAG TTCTCGGGAACTAAAGAAGAACCAGAAGGTGGGGATGTTGAAGGCCAAGATGGTGAAGTCCAACATATTGAGCTGACGGTGAATCTGCCTACTTCTCATAGGGGCGCAGATGTTTCTCTTCCTCCTGGTTCCGGAGATGCAACAACTTaa